Genomic window (Chryseobacterium sp. H1D6B):
CAACCCCGATACTTTCAAATATAAAAATATTCCCCAGCCAGTCGCCGACTTTCCCAAAAACGTTTGAAGATTGTATACTCTTATCCAGCATAGTTCCAGCCTGGCTTTGGTCTGCTTTCCAATTCATTAAATAAGAAATGAAGGAGAAAGTAAGAACTACAGAAAAAAGTATAAAAGTAAGCCCGAAAAAAATACGTGGCTTAGATAAAATTTTGCCCTTTTCAGGCGATTCCGGTTGTTTTTTTTGTGTCTTTTTATCCATAATATCAATGTCGCAAATTTAATGTTTTTTCAACATTAAAAGAATCTTTTTTTGCTCAAAAAGAAGCCGTAATTTATGTTTATTTTTTTGAAAAATGATTCTGTTTTATTGATAAATTATAGTTAAATGTTTATCCTGTTTAATCAATCCCGGATATTTCCAGATCCTTATCTTCCTGTTTATTTTTAATGGTTATACTAGATGAAATGCTTTAAAACAACCTATTTGCCGCATTTTTGGAATAATTATTTAAAACGGACTTCATTATAAACGAGAAATTAAAATAAATAATAAGCATCATTTTTTGAACTAGTTCAAAGGTCAGGGGTTTCAGCATATCTAATTTTGCATCATAATAATTAAACAAGAAAAATTATGAAAAAAGCACTTTTAATCATTGACATACAAAACGACTACTTTCCTGGAGGAACTCATGTTTTAGCAGATTCTGAAACTGCAGGCACTCATGCATCAAAACTTTTAAATACGGCAAGAAATAGAAATTTAGAAATTATACACATCAAGCATATTGCAGTAAATGAGGGAGCTGATTTCTTTTTGCCTGATACTTATGGAGCAGAAATTCATCATTGTGTAAAGCCTCTGGACGGCGAAAAAGTAATCATTAAAAATTATCCGAACAGTTTTAGAGAAACAGAATTACTGAAATACCTTCATGAAAAGGATGTTACTGAGCTGGTAATCTGCGGGATGATGACTGATGTATGTGTGGATGCAACAGTAAGAGCGGCAATGGATCTGGGTTTCAATACCACAGTGATAGGTGATGCCTGTGCTGCACGTGACCGCGAGCTTTATGGAGAAACTGTATCAGCAGGGAATATTCAAAAAGCTTATCTAGCTGGAATGACTGCTCTGGGCGGTTTATATGCAGATGTAATTAAAACTGAGGAATTTTAAGCTAAAGATTAATTTAACAAATAATAAAATGAAAAACATTTTTAAAATCACATCAATTCTTTTAATATGTCTGTTGTCAGCACTGCAAAATGTTTCTGCTCAAAAAGTTTCAGAGAACTTAGAAAGCACTGCATTACTGATTATCGATGTTCAAAATGATTATTTCGCTGGAGGAAAAATGGAATTGTCAGGATCTGATAAAGCAGGAAAGAATGTAAAGCAGCTCTTGGAGTATTTCAGAATGCATCATTTACCCATAATCCATATACAACATATTGCATTACAAAAAGATGCGGATTTTTTCTTACCCAATACTTTAGGTGCGGAAATCAACTCATTAGTAAAACCTAAAGAAAATGAAAAAGTAATTACAAAACATTATCCTAATAGTTTTAGAGAAACAGATCTGTTAGAGTATTTACAGTCCAAAGGAATAAAAAAATTAGTAATAACAGGAATGATGACGGATGTATGTGTAGACGCAACAGTAAGAGCCTCCATGGATTTTGGTTTCACTAATACTGTTATCGGCGATGCTGTGGCTACAAGAGACCGGGATTTATACGGACAGACAGTAAAAGCCGTTGATATAAATACGTCTTATCTTGCAGGTATGTCGGCATTGGGCGGTTTGTATGCGAAGATATTGACCACTAAGCAGTTCTTAAATAATAACAAGTAAAACGCATCAGCTGTCAAATGATGAAAAATGGGTGGAGATATCAATAATGGTGTCTTCCCTTTTTTTTGTTTTTAATTCAACATGAAATTAGTAAATTTGTTTAAATACACATAAAATCTATGTTTGATCTCCTTGAAAAAAATATCAGCAAGTACATTGATCTTTCGGCAGATGAGTTTCAGCAGTTCACTGAACCCTTTAAGCTTCAAAACGTAAAAAAGAAAGAAATGCTGTTGAGAGAAGGAGAGTACTGCAGGTTTGAAGGTTTTGTAATTAAAGGCTGTTTTAAAGTGTATTTTCTAAGTGAAGACGGATTTGAACAGACCCTATATTTTGCTGTTGAAGACTGGTGGGTTACAGATCTTAACAGCCTGATCAATGAAATTCCAACTGTGCTGAATATTGAAGCATTAGAAGAAAGTGAAGTTCTTGTCATCTCAAAATCTGAAAAAGAAAAACTTTATGAAAAAATGCCGGCTGTAGAAAAATTATTCAGAATGATGAACCAGCAGTCCTCTATCTCTCTTCAAAAAAGAATTTTCTCTTCATTGCATAAAACAGCCGACAAGCGTTATCTTGAATTCATAGATAAATATCCTCATCTGGAACAGCGTCTTACTCAGCAGCAGGTAGCTTCTTATTTAGGAATTACCCATGAGTTTTTAAGTAAAATAAGAAAGAAAATCACATTAGGAAATAGATAGCTTCAATGAGAGAAATAGCTTTTTTGTATGCACATTATCAGTGTTTTTGGTTTTAAATTTTCTTCAAACGATTTCTGCTTATTAAGAACGGTTCAAAATAACGAATATACGGGTTAAAATGATAAAAAACAGCTTTTTTTATCACCCTTTTGCTTTATCATGCTTATTTTTGCATGTCAAGTAAAAAAAATCATGAAGAAGATCCAAGATATTCTTATTTCAACCAGGACAATGGCTGTTCTGCTGCTCGTTTTTGCATTTGCGATGGCTTATGCAACATTTTTAGAAAATGATTATGGAACTCCTACCGCAAAAGCTTTAATTTATGAAGCTAAATGGTTTGAGTTGATTATGGTTCTATTAATCATCAATTTCATCGGAAATATCGGAAGATATAGACTGTGGAAAAGAGAAAAATGGCCGGTCTTGGTTTTCCACCTCGCGTTTATCCTTATTTTTATTGGCGGTGCCATTACAAGATATGTAAGTTTTGAAGGCACAATGCACATCAGAGAAGGGGAGACTTCTAATGAAATTGTAACCGACAAGAATTTCTTTAAGATTCAAATCGAGGAGAAAGGAGATGTTCTTAATTATCAGGATGTTCCTTATTTAATGTCTCCACTTCACAAGGATTTTAAGGCAGCTTACGATTTCCACGGAAAAGAAGTGAAAATAGCTGCTAAAGAATATATCCAAAGGAAAAAAGACAGCCTTATTGCTGATGCTAACGGTGCAGAATACCTTCACCTAGTATCAACAGGACAGACAGGAAGACAAAATATTTATATTAAACCGGGTGAAACTAAGTCTATTAACGGGACTTTAGTGACATTCAACAGAGCGATAGACGGTGCTGTAGAATTTAAAAATGAAGGCGGAAAACTTTTCATTAAAACACCTGTTGATGCAAGTTTTATGACGATGGCTACTCAGGCTACAGGAAGCACTAAGAAAGATGAGTTCCAGCCGTTAGCTTTGAGAAGTTTATACAGCATCAATGAATTGAAATTAGTAGTTCCTGAAGGTCTTAAAAAAGGAAGACTATTAGCAATTGAAGGAGACAGAAAGAAAGATCAGGCTGTTCCTGATATGCTGACTGTAGAAATTCAAGGACCAAAAACAAAGCGGCTGGTTGATCTTTCTGTAGAAAAAGGAAACCCTAATGCTTTCAAACAGGTAACCATGGACGGGCTGAATATCATGGTAGGTTTCGGACCTAAAGTATATAACACGCCTTTCGCTTTAAAACTGGACGATTTCGTAATGGAAACTTATCCGGGAAGTTCATCACCAAGTGCTTATGAAAGCCACGTGAAAATTATTGACGGCGGAAAACAGACTCCTTATAAAATCTATATGAACCATGTTCTTAATCACGGAGGATACCGTTTCTTCCAGGCTAGTTTTGATCCAGACAGAATGGGAACCGTACTTTCTGTAAACCATGATTTCTGGGGAACTTTAATTTCTTACATCGGATACACCTTTTTATTCTTAGGAATGTTTGTTATATTCTTCTGGAAAGGATCGCACTTCTGGAAATTAAATAAAACATTGGCGGCCGTTAACAAAAAAAGAGCAGCAACTGTTGTTCTGATCCTTTTAAGTTTAGGATTAAATGCTCAAAAAATTGAAACCCACGGAACCTCTGACGGAAGTACAGAACATGTACACGTAGAAGGAGACGGACATAACCATACACCTGCACCGGAAATGGGTCAGGGGCAGGCTGCGCCACAGCAGAATTCTTTAGCACAGCCTTTATCGAAGATGAAAGTGATTTCTGCAGACGAAATCATTGCAAGAAATAAGATCAGTAAAGAACATGCCGATAAATTTGGGTATTTATTAGTTCAGAATTTTGAAGGAAGAATCGTTCCTGTCAATACAGAAGCTCTGGATATTTTAAGAAAATTATACAAAAAAGACGAATTCAAAGGAACGGACGGTAAATCTCTTACTGCTAACCAATGGTTCTTGTCGATCAATACAGACACTCCTAGCTGGACCATGGTTCCTATCATCAAAGTAGGTACTAAAGGAGGCGATGAATTAAAAAATAAAACGAAGGCTGATGATGACGGTTATACCTCATTAATGAACCTTTTTCCGGCTGATGCTAATGGAAACCTTACTTATATTCTGGAACACGATTATAATACAGCATTTCGTAAAAAACCTTCTGAGCAGACCAATTATGATAAAGAAGTAATTTCTGTAAACGAAAGAGTTCAGATCTTTAATGAATTCTTCAGCGGCCAGTTCATGAGAATTGTTCCTGTAAAAAATGACCCGAACCACACCTGGCATTCTTGGTTAGACCAAAAATTTGAACCGGATATGGAATCTCAGTTAGTAATGGGACCTTATTTTGCAGAAGCTTTGGCGGCTCAAAAATCCGGCGACTGGACCAAAGCAGATGCTGAATTAGTAAAACTTTCCGAATATCAGCAGAAATGGGGGAAAAGTGTAGTTCCTTCTAAATCTAAAGTTGACCTTGAAGTTTTCATGAACAAAGTGAATATCAACTTTAAATTATTAATTTTCTATACTATAATCGGCGGACTTCTCTTAATCATAGGATTTGTTGAATTATTTAAACCAAAGAAAATTTTAAATAAAATCATCAAAGTAGTTATCATTCTTGGGGTCGTAGGGTATTTCTGCCACTTCTTAGGCCTTGTTGCAAGATGGTATATTTCAGGACACGCTCCTTGGAGTAATGGATATGAAGCGATCATTTTTATTTCTTGGGTAGGAATTAGTGCAGGATTATTATTATACAGAAACTCTAATGCTTTGATTCCTGCTGCAGGATTTATGGTGGCTGTAATTATGATGGGATTTGCCCACGGTGGTTCAGCTCTTGATCCTCAGATTACGCCTCTGGTTCCGGTATTGAAATCATACTGGCTGATCGTCCATGTAGCCATCATCACTTCAAGCTACGGTTTCTTTGCCCTGTCTATGATTATTGCAGTAATCTGTTTAGTATTCTATATTATTTCAAATAAAGACACTCATAAACTGCACCACGATACAACATTAAAAGAACTGACTATCGTTTCTGAGATGTCATTGACAATAGGGCTTTTTGCATTAACCGTTGGAAACTTCTTAGGCGGAATCTGGGCTAATGAATCTTGGGGAAGATACTGGAGCTGGGACCCGAAAGAAACTTGGGCTTTCATTTCTATCATGGTATACGCCTTTGTACTGCACATGAGATTAGTTCCGGGATTAAGAAGCAGATGGGCATTCCATGTAGCAGTAATGTTTGCATTCTGTTCAATGGTAATGACGTATTTTGGAGTTAATTATTATCTAAGCGGACTTCACTCCTATGCTGCAGGAGATCCAGTTCCGGTTCCGGCTTGGGTATACATTGGAATCTCTACAATGATTATCTTATCTGCAGTTTCTTATTTTAAATTCAAATCTTTATCAAAGAAACCTGTAAAGAAATAAATAAAAAATTCTTATTCATATTTAAATCCCGAAAATAATTTTCGGGATTTTTTTGTTAAATAATAAAAGGAAATGAAAATTTATATCTAATTTTATGATATCAAAATAATATCATTTTAAAATCTATAATTATGGAAAAAGTTTTAAAACCAATGTCAGGATACCTTGCTTTGGTTATTTGTTTAGTATTGTTCGCGGCTTCGGCGTATTTATTTATCACAGGAGCGGGTACTGAAAATGTCACAAATATTGTGCTGGCAATAGCTTGTTTTATTGTGTTTTTCTTTTTTATCAAAGGATTAATGATCATTCAGCCTAATCATTCCAGAATATTGAACTTCTTTGGAAAATATGTGGGAACAGTAAAAGACAACGGATTGTTTTTTATTAACCCTTTATATTCTTCACAGAAAATGTCTCTTCGTTCTGAAAACCTGCAGGGACAGACTTTGAAAGTCAATGACAAAATGGGTAATCCTATTGAGATCGCAGTGGTAATGGTTTGGAAAGTAGGAGATACTTACAAAGCCGCTTTTGATGTTGAACGGTATTCAGAATTTGTAAAAATGCAGAGCGAAGCAGCAGTCCGTCATCTGGCGATGAGTTTTCCTTATGATAATTTAGAAGATGACCACGCACCAATCACTCTAAGAGAAGGCGGTGATAAGATCAATGCAATCCTTGAGCAGGAACTTACAGACCGTCTTTCAAAAGCAGGAATTATTATTCAGGAAGCTAGAATTTCACACTTAGCCTACGCTTCAGAAATTGCAGGGGCTATGCTTCAAAGACAGCAGGCGACCGCAATTGTTGCCGCAAGAACGAAGATCGTAGAAGGAGCCGTAGGAATGGTAGATCTTGCCCTTAAAAAGCTTTCAGCAGAAAATATAGTAGAATTAGATGATGAAAGAAAAGCAGCCATGGTAAGCAATCTTATGGTAGTGCTCTGCGGAGAAAAAGCGGCACAGCCAATTTTGAATGCAGGGACTTTATATAACTAAAAAGCCTGTAGACCGGCGTACATTAGAGAAAAGTCTGATGGCCGCTGTATTTAAAAATTCTAAAAATAAAAAATGAAATCTCAAAAAACTCAAAATTCTTCCGAAAGCAGCAACCCGAAAGGGAAAAAATCTTTTGTGATAAGGATTGAGGAGTCTACGTATAAACTTCTTGAAAAATGGGCCAATGATGAATTTAGAAGCGTAAACGGACAGATTGAGTATTTACTTCATCAAAGCCTTGTCGAAGCCGGAAGGAAGAAAAAAGAATAATCATAAAAAAGTTTTAATTTGTACAATGCAGAAAAATTATTTTTAAAAAAGTTGTAACCTTTTTGTTTCTGGCTTACTCTATTATTTTGTAAGTGATAGTTTTTAACCTTAAAAAAAATAAAATGGAAACAAGACAACTAAAACAAAATGTTCTGCCGGTTTTTAATACTTTGAAATTTACTTTTGTAGTGATTCCGGTCGTTGCAGGAATGGACAAATTTACCAATATTCTTTGCGACTGGACACAGTATATCAATCCTTCACTGGCTGATGCTTTACCATTCTCAAGCGGAACTTTTATGATGCTCATAGGAGTTATTGAAATTATCGCAGGGATTTTAGTGTTTGTAATGCCTAAGATCGGAGGTTTGGTAGTTTCCGCATGGCTGATTTTAATTGCAGTAAGTCTATTGGCCGGCTGGAATTTTGCAGATGTTGCAGTAAGAGATCTGGTAATGGCAGTTTCTGCTTTTTCGATGTCAAGACTGGCTTTAATTTTTAATTATAAATAATGAAGATTCAGGAGAAATATACTGATAAAGAGCTAATAGATAAGGTGCTGAATAAGGAAAATGAGATGTTTGAACTTATTATCAGACGGAATAATCCTTATTTATACCGTATTGGGAGAATGTATCATTTCAGTCATGAAGATACACAGGATCTGATGCAGGATACTTATATTGAAGTATTTATACATCTCCATCAATTTGAAAACCGTTCTTCTTTTCGAACCTGGATTTCCAAAATAATGCTTAATCAATGTTATCGTAAAACCCAGAAATGGCATTCAAAACACATGGAGTCTCTCGAAAATAATACTCAGGTTTTCGATAATCTTCATGACAGGGAAACAGCACATAATGTTATGAATAAAGAATTAAATTCAGTGATTGAAAAAAGTCTGCTCAATATTCCAGAGGACTACCGAACAGCGTTTACTCTGAGAGAAATTAACGGATTAAGTGTGCTGGAAACTGCCGAAGCCTTGGAAATAAGTGAAAATAACGTGAAAGTCCGTGTCAATAGAGCAAAAACTTATCTGAGAAAAGAGATAGAAAAATTTTATGTTAAAGAAGAGATATTTGAATTTAATTTAATCTATTGTGACCTAATAATTAACCAGGTAATGAATAAGATAAAAGAACTTTAGTTTTATTGGAATAGTAAAATTTAATGATTATTAAAACGAAAGCAGAGAAATGTTCTCTGCTTTTTTATTTGATGCAACTTTGAAGCGTATCGGCTCCAAAATAGAATATGACAAGCCAGACCAAACCCTTAATCGTGAAAAAAGCAAATCCTGCCCATCCCACACGTTTGAACCATTTTTTAAACTTTGAGTTATTTTCTTGAGAGTTTTCCATTTCTGAAATTAAAAATATTACTTCTACAAAGATAAGCATGTTTATAATTAGTCCAAATAAAAACGGGTATAAAAATTAAAATTTTGGGATTCGCATAATATTTTTATCTTTAGAGGAAACGAAAAGTAATATTTTATGTCTAAAAAAGTCAAGGATTTCGGTATCGAAAAAACACTCAAAAATCTAGGTATTAAAGATGAAAATAAGGGAACTTCTGTAGGGGGAAAATATTTTGCTTCAGGAAAAACAATAGAAAGCTATTCTCCAGCAGATGGAAGATTAATTGCTAAAATAAAGACTTCGGGAGAAAGTGATTACGATAAGGTAATTGAAACTGCTCAAAAAGCTTTTCAGGAATTCAGAATGATTCCATCGCCGAAAAGGGGAGAAATTGTAAGACAGCTAGGACAAAAGCTAAGACTATATAAAGATGATCTAGGAAAACTTGTTTCTTATGAAATGG
Coding sequences:
- a CDS encoding Arc family DNA binding domain-containing protein, coding for MKSQKTQNSSESSNPKGKKSFVIRIEESTYKLLEKWANDEFRSVNGQIEYLLHQSLVEAGRKKKE
- a CDS encoding Crp/Fnr family transcriptional regulator, translated to MFDLLEKNISKYIDLSADEFQQFTEPFKLQNVKKKEMLLREGEYCRFEGFVIKGCFKVYFLSEDGFEQTLYFAVEDWWVTDLNSLINEIPTVLNIEALEESEVLVISKSEKEKLYEKMPAVEKLFRMMNQQSSISLQKRIFSSLHKTADKRYLEFIDKYPHLEQRLTQQQVASYLGITHEFLSKIRKKITLGNR
- a CDS encoding sigma-70 family RNA polymerase sigma factor — encoded protein: MKIQEKYTDKELIDKVLNKENEMFELIIRRNNPYLYRIGRMYHFSHEDTQDLMQDTYIEVFIHLHQFENRSSFRTWISKIMLNQCYRKTQKWHSKHMESLENNTQVFDNLHDRETAHNVMNKELNSVIEKSLLNIPEDYRTAFTLREINGLSVLETAEALEISENNVKVRVNRAKTYLRKEIEKFYVKEEIFEFNLIYCDLIINQVMNKIKEL
- a CDS encoding cysteine hydrolase family protein; this encodes MKKALLIIDIQNDYFPGGTHVLADSETAGTHASKLLNTARNRNLEIIHIKHIAVNEGADFFLPDTYGAEIHHCVKPLDGEKVIIKNYPNSFRETELLKYLHEKDVTELVICGMMTDVCVDATVRAAMDLGFNTTVIGDACAARDRELYGETVSAGNIQKAYLAGMTALGGLYADVIKTEEF
- a CDS encoding histidine kinase; protein product: MENSQENNSKFKKWFKRVGWAGFAFFTIKGLVWLVIFYFGADTLQSCIK
- a CDS encoding cysteine hydrolase family protein, producing MKNIFKITSILLICLLSALQNVSAQKVSENLESTALLIIDVQNDYFAGGKMELSGSDKAGKNVKQLLEYFRMHHLPIIHIQHIALQKDADFFLPNTLGAEINSLVKPKENEKVITKHYPNSFRETDLLEYLQSKGIKKLVITGMMTDVCVDATVRASMDFGFTNTVIGDAVATRDRDLYGQTVKAVDINTSYLAGMSALGGLYAKILTTKQFLNNNK
- the ccsB gene encoding c-type cytochrome biogenesis protein CcsB, with protein sequence MKKIQDILISTRTMAVLLLVFAFAMAYATFLENDYGTPTAKALIYEAKWFELIMVLLIINFIGNIGRYRLWKREKWPVLVFHLAFILIFIGGAITRYVSFEGTMHIREGETSNEIVTDKNFFKIQIEEKGDVLNYQDVPYLMSPLHKDFKAAYDFHGKEVKIAAKEYIQRKKDSLIADANGAEYLHLVSTGQTGRQNIYIKPGETKSINGTLVTFNRAIDGAVEFKNEGGKLFIKTPVDASFMTMATQATGSTKKDEFQPLALRSLYSINELKLVVPEGLKKGRLLAIEGDRKKDQAVPDMLTVEIQGPKTKRLVDLSVEKGNPNAFKQVTMDGLNIMVGFGPKVYNTPFALKLDDFVMETYPGSSSPSAYESHVKIIDGGKQTPYKIYMNHVLNHGGYRFFQASFDPDRMGTVLSVNHDFWGTLISYIGYTFLFLGMFVIFFWKGSHFWKLNKTLAAVNKKRAATVVLILLSLGLNAQKIETHGTSDGSTEHVHVEGDGHNHTPAPEMGQGQAAPQQNSLAQPLSKMKVISADEIIARNKISKEHADKFGYLLVQNFEGRIVPVNTEALDILRKLYKKDEFKGTDGKSLTANQWFLSINTDTPSWTMVPIIKVGTKGGDELKNKTKADDDGYTSLMNLFPADANGNLTYILEHDYNTAFRKKPSEQTNYDKEVISVNERVQIFNEFFSGQFMRIVPVKNDPNHTWHSWLDQKFEPDMESQLVMGPYFAEALAAQKSGDWTKADAELVKLSEYQQKWGKSVVPSKSKVDLEVFMNKVNINFKLLIFYTIIGGLLLIIGFVELFKPKKILNKIIKVVIILGVVGYFCHFLGLVARWYISGHAPWSNGYEAIIFISWVGISAGLLLYRNSNALIPAAGFMVAVIMMGFAHGGSALDPQITPLVPVLKSYWLIVHVAIITSSYGFFALSMIIAVICLVFYIISNKDTHKLHHDTTLKELTIVSEMSLTIGLFALTVGNFLGGIWANESWGRYWSWDPKETWAFISIMVYAFVLHMRLVPGLRSRWAFHVAVMFAFCSMVMTYFGVNYYLSGLHSYAAGDPVPVPAWVYIGISTMIILSAVSYFKFKSLSKKPVKK
- a CDS encoding SPFH domain-containing protein, with the protein product MEKVLKPMSGYLALVICLVLFAASAYLFITGAGTENVTNIVLAIACFIVFFFFIKGLMIIQPNHSRILNFFGKYVGTVKDNGLFFINPLYSSQKMSLRSENLQGQTLKVNDKMGNPIEIAVVMVWKVGDTYKAAFDVERYSEFVKMQSEAAVRHLAMSFPYDNLEDDHAPITLREGGDKINAILEQELTDRLSKAGIIIQEARISHLAYASEIAGAMLQRQQATAIVAARTKIVEGAVGMVDLALKKLSAENIVELDDERKAAMVSNLMVVLCGEKAAQPILNAGTLYN